From the Emys orbicularis isolate rEmyOrb1 chromosome 19, rEmyOrb1.hap1, whole genome shotgun sequence genome, the window GCCCAGCCGGCCAGCGGGGGACGCTCACCCCTGGGAGCCGTAGCCTCCTTGCGAGTGGATCTTCTTCACTCTCTTCAGATAGTCCATGGGGAAGTCCGTGGCTTCGGCGGGATCTGGGGGAATCCAGGAGGCgcaaagggggctgagcccccaggGAACTGGGGATGCTAGAGGGTCTGGGAGGGGGCCcaaggggcagcagggagccagagGGGCAGCAGAGGTGGCAAGTGGGGCTAATGTGGGTGAAAGATGCTGCACCCCCCCCAGCTAGATACCCCCCATTTAGCCACAGGGCTGGGTGAGCGCCCAGCCCCTCACTGCACCCCAgcccgggggggggttgggactCCGTGCACTCCCCACAGCGCCTCTGCCAGTGCCACTGAGATGAGGAGCCCTGGCCAGGTAGGGACTGGTGGAGACCCTGCAAGCTCGTACAGGAGCCGTggcggcgccccctagagggcagcaggggctggcggCTGACTGACCCTGCAGGAAGAAGGTGTCGTGCTGGTCGCGGGCCGGGTGCTGCTGCGGCTGGAAGAGGGCGTCGAAGTTCCAGAAGGAGCTCTCGATGAAGTTATTGGTGGGCATTTCTGTGAAGCTGAGCGAGACACGGGACCAGTGAGCACCCCCCGCTCCAGAGCGcgcagggcaggcctggccctgtgTGGGCACTGCCCCCCACATGGGCAGGGGCACAAGGCCTCTGGATGGTGAGAGGAGACATCACAAGAGGAGCCCAGAGCAGCTTCCACGCGCACCCACCCCCCTGGGGGACAGCACTGGGCAGCCCCactgggcacagagaggggagtgacttgcccaaagctacCCAGCAAAGGAACAGCTGAGCCAGGACTCctaactccctgccccccctgctctaacccctacaccccctccccttcctgagccatggagagaacccaggagtcctggctcgcaACACTGGAGATCATGCTGAAGGGAACAGTCCCGGGCCGGACTGATTGGCACCTAGCGGGTGCTCTctgtctccctgcccctcccaaagAAGAGGGCTGGCAGCAGCTGTGCAGACCCTGGCCGGTACCACCACTGCAGGACATGCTCTGCATTCTGCACCGCTGCCCCCCGGGCAGATGCCCCATGCCAACCACCAGGGTAGGGACTGAAGGGGCACACGCGGCTACTCACCCCATCTCAAGGAAGATCTGTCTGAACTGGGTGCGGACCTTGAGCAGCGGGTGGAGGTGCCCGCTCTCGGGCATGATCCCCAGCGCCTCGAAGTTGTACGCCTTGAACTTCAGGTCACGCCATGAGCCGCTGTGGACGAAGGGTGGGGAAAGGTCACAGGGGGCGAGCCTTGGGGAACTGACTGAGCGAGTAACAGGCCTTGTACAGCACCTTCCACCCAACTATAGTCCAtggtgccactgaaatgcagccacctctggggtggagggcagcagccagccagcacatAACAGTGGGGACAAGAGGACCCAGGCCACAGCCAACGTCCATGCAGGGTGGGCAGGGCTTGTCTGAAAGACCCATCAGGCTGAGCCACATGGGCTTTGTACATCTACCAGTGACGGGAGGGGGGCCCAGGGGGATTTGAACCCGCAGCGAACGTGGAGGAAAACCTGGCGCTTGGAGCCCAGAGAATGGGGCGGAGTCGACATTTCAGCCATAGCTGGAAGCGGGTAAAGAGGAAGCAGTGGGAGCTGCCGGGGCAGGAGGGAGAATCGGGTGTCATCAGTTTCACACTCCCACCCCCGCCATGCCCAGTCAGCAAGCACAGAGCAACTCCAGCTGCTCCCTGAGccaacagcccccagccccacccccctcgccAAGTGGGGGAACGAGCTCTGCCTGAGGCACTGGGAAGATGCTCACACATTCtgtaccccccccacacccacctagCCATCGGGACCCCCGCCCCATGGGCCCTGCGGTACTGGCACTCCAAGCCCCTCAGGCGACACTAGCATCCCCTCACCGCCACGCCCCCTGCCCGCCCAGGAGCGACCCCTAGCGTCTAGACATTGGGGAAGGGCGAAGGCTGTCAGGAAGTCGAGAGATTTTAGTTCAAAAGTTGTGGTCGTGGCTTGTTAACGCTGCAGCCTTGGTGAGTTCGGTTCCAACGCCATCAAACCCCATGTGCCACCCCCCATCCAAAACTGTACAAAAATGGGGGGTTTTGAGTGGCGTTGTGACCCCACACGCCGCAGGGCCACAGCCACCACTCAAATGTGCGGCAGCCATAACCCCCCCCCACAGTTCCTGCAACGGTATCGCAGCTCCCAATGTTCTTACAGCCTCGTTCATGGCCTTTTAAACAGCGTGCGAGCCCACTGGGGGCGCCCCCGTCTGCCATCACAGAAGCCACAGAGCCCTGCCAGGGCAGGAGTGGCCAGAGGCCGTTTGCAGAGAGATTCTGAAGAGCTATGTGTACGTGTGcgctgcggcagctcccccacgTGCCTAGCGCAGCGCGGAGAGCAAGGCCGCAGGCTCGGACGGAGGCAGCGTGCGCCTCACCTGGCGAGCATCTCCGGAGTGAGGTCCGTCTCCTGCTTGGTGACCGTGGTGCTGAAGGCGCTGCCTTTCCGGATCCAGTAGGTCTTGATGATCCTGTACCCAAGAAGGGAAGCGGAGAGGTGACCCCCACGGGAAGCTTGGGACtgggagaagagcccagcagaGCCAGGCAGCCCATTTGCCTAACGAACCACATCGGGCCCTTGGGACTTCTACTGGCCGCCCAGCTCCTCTAGATGACAAATCCCAGCGTGGCCCATTCCGTCTTCGCTGGGCGCTGTGTCTGAGCGGGCTGCACCCACGCTGGCTGCTACAATCCACGAGCCAGGCCACAGCCGGCCCTCGGCAGGACTGGACGTCCCGGCTGGGggcccagcagccaggctggcaaaggcaaggggctggctaagcagcacagcctggggggaagtggggggctgtCAGACACGGCAAGCTTCCCCACCAACGCAGGAGAGACCAGAAGCAGGGGCCTGGAGAGTGACTGGATTAGGGACGCTGCCCAGATGCAGTGGGAAACAGACCCACCAGCTGCTGCCCTctagtggggagaggggaatgtgCACCCCACAGGGACAATCAGACCCATGCCTACTCCCTGAGCacaggggagccccagcaccCCACATTACTGCTGGGGAGAATCCCTGACTCCCGACCgtgctgcagcagcagagggatccaagccaggggaggggacgggggggctCAGCTCACACTTCCATCAGGAGTTTCCGCTTCTTCAGTTCGTTCCTGTCTTTCTCCTCCAGGCTCTCAGCCTCTCCCTGCTGCACCAGCTGCAGCTTCTCCCGCACCGCGTCCCGCACGCTCTCCACCTGGGGGACAGGAGGgcagcagtgagcaccccccagagGCGTGCAGCTGGGTGTGAGGACACCTCTGGGCATGGGAGCaatcccccatccccagcagggCAAGGGAAGCAGCCTCCACAGGTGCCCAAGGTAGCCTGGCCCAGCGGAAGCCAGGGACTTAGTCGGCTCGAGCTGTGACAGCACCGTGCCGTTCCTAATGGCAGAGGGTGGAAGAACCTTGTACGTTTCTATAGTGCCTTTCAGCCCAGGGGTCCAACCGCCCGGCCTGCGAGAGCTAAAGGGTCTCTGCTCGGCCCAAGAGGGGAGATTCAAAGGGGGATTTGGGGCCCAGGTGGGCCCGGCTTGGAAATCTCCCTTCTGACGGAACACTCACAGCCCGGAAGATGCGTGGGCCCCCGTCCGCGTTCTTGTCCAGCCGCACCCACTTGTTGGACATGGCCTTGCTGAATCCCACTTTCCCACTCGGCAGTTTCTGCAACGAGACACAAGGAAGGTTTCAGATCCAGGCGGAGCAGAAGAGAAACACCCCCAGGGAAAGGTGGGACAAGCAGGAattctgccccccatcccagggctcAGAGCTGCTTACAGGCACTTGGTCAAGCATCACAACCACCCTCATGGGGAAGGCCAGAGTCATCCCAATTTTATAATGtgacccaggctccccagcccccacccgctccaggcactagccccactcccctcccagagccaggaagagaacccaggagtcctgactcccaggctgcAGAACGTAGAAGAACAGCGAAGTTCTGGCAGGAGATGAGACACTGAAGACGTGAGGCATGGGGGATGGGAAGTCAGCCTCACCATCAGCTCGCTCTGGGGCAGCCCTTCGGCAGGGATGCTGTCAAAGACACGCGCCTCGTGGCTTCCCTCCTGGACGATCTCCTTCCCCTCGGGCGTCAGCTCCCAGCGTTTAGAGGATCGCTGCTCAGCCTCGATGACCTGAGGGGAGCACACAGGGGAGCTGTGAAGTACAGGGACCATCACACTGGATCAGAGCCAAGGCCCATttaagcccagtatcctgtctctgacagtgctcAGTACCAAGGGCTTCAGAGGAAGTCATGAGAGCCacacagcaggcagggaggggtCATTTGCCCCCATGAAGGTCTCCTCCTGTTCCCTCCTAGATTGATTGGGGAGCATGAGGTGTTTTTATCCCTTCTGGGATTCTTATTTTAGCATCAGCAATCGCCCTTCAGTATATTTCTGCTATTCCGCTTTGAATCTTGCTGAGCTCTTTGCCACAGCAACAtccagcagcagggagttccacaggttatagATTTATCAAGTGAAAAGTCTGCTGCCACCAGACATCGTTGAGACCAACAGAGCAAGATTAAAAAGGCAGTGAGTGATTATAGGGATACCATGGATACGCCAACAGCCACAGCTCGGCCTACTCCAGGCCGTCCGGGACCTGGCACAACTCCATGGCTGCTCAAGAAGGGCAGTGTGAGAAGTGCAGAGAGGTCCTGCAAGGATCAAAGAGATACTAGAAATGACTGGGACGGGGACAAGGAGGATGGTTTGGGGGAGAGGATCAAGGAGGGATTTCAGAGGCAgtgggtgtgtggaggggtaTCAGGGTAAAGAGAGATACAGTAAcacctcacttaaagtcgtcccggttaacgttgtttcattgttacgttgctgatcaattagagaacatgctcgtttaaagttgtgcaatgctcccttataacgttgtctGGCAgtcacctgctttgtccactgcttgcaagaagagcagcccgttgcagctagctggtgggggcttggaaccagggtggaccggcagcccccctatcagctccccgctcccctaagttccctgtgccgCAGCTGCACAACAGGCTATCAATTGCAGccgtccctcccccgcctgccatgtgctgctcctgccctctgccttggagctgctcccagagactcctgcttgctgtgcagggggggaagggggaggctaatgtcagggtgtccccctccccctgcaccccgcttaccccttctccacatagagcagggaggggacacggactaggagaggctacattaacaacaacctgttaacccttgagggctcagccgagtgcaagttcatcatttagcagcaaggcatttccTGGGacatatccctccctcttccaccctctaacttcaccacctcaaccaagcttcacaatcatcatcgctgtgagcagtattaaattgtttgtttaaaacgtacaCTGTGTGTATAGCTACAGAATAgagagttttttgtctggtgaaaaaaatttcccaggaacctaacccctccccctccatttacattaattcttatggggaaattggattcgcatAACactgtttcgcttaaagtcacatttttcaggaacagaactacagcgttaagtgaggagttactgtacaggagAAGGGGACCTTTTGTAACGGGGGACGGGGTGGAAGAAGCTGCTGTCCTGAAGGCCACCTCGACgtggccctccccacccccattcccctatgagcctcccctcccccctgctcccccttgccctgcccacCTGTCCGCCTCTAGCTcagcattggccttctaaacccagggctgggagttcaatccttgaggggaccacctagggatctggggcaaaatcagtacttggtcctgctagtgaaggcagggggctggactcgatgacctttcagagtcccttccagttctatgagataggtatatctaccCCCTgggaacccctcctccccctgggacccccttctccccccactgcccctccccctgggaccccctccccccactgctcctccccctgggaacccctccctccactgcccctggggcccctcttctccccccactgcccctccccctgggaccccctccccccactgctcctccccctgggaacccctccctccactgcccctggggcccctcttctccccccactgcccctccccctggggacctcctcctccccctgggacccccttctccccccactgcccctccccctgggacccccttctccccccactgctcctccccctgggaacccctccctccactgcccctggggcccctcttctccccccactgcccctccccctggggacctcctcctccccctgggaccccctcctccgccccactgcccctccccctgggaacccctccctccactgcccctccccccgggaacCCCACCCCTatagcccctcccaccccaacagcccctcccccacgcccccccccggCCCTACCTCCCCCAGCGCCTGCAGGCTCTTCACGGCCCCCACCAGCTGCTGGTGCTCCAGGCCCAGCGCCGCGGCCGCCTCCAGGCTGCCCAGgccgccgccccccgcccgctccagctgctgcagcagcagctcagccagCGCGGGCCCGTCCGTCGCCATGGCGGGGGACATCCCTGCcgaagggggcggggcggggaaaaACCGGGTGACCTCTCGCCCCGGAAGTGCTGgcgaaaaaaaaacacacccacttCCGGGGGATATGGCATTTCTCTCGTTACCACGCGGTGGCCGCCATTTTCAGTGTGGCACAAAAGGGGCGGCCCAACTCGGGCGCCATCTTGGGCGTGGCACGAATCGATCGACGAGCGGACGGACGCCATGTTGAGTGTGGCAAGAAGGGCAACCTCGTGAGGGCCGCTTGGTGTCTGCCATCTTGAGTGTGGCATAAAAGCGCTCCTGCTAAAGCCCCGCGGCCACCATCCCTGAACATGGGAGGATGGAGTAGCTCGTGTCAGGTGCCATCTTGAGTGTGGCTAAATGGGAAGGCGGCAAATCCCAGTCGCCACCTTGCGAGGGGCATGCAGACAAGGGTCTCACTGGCCGCCATGTTGGGTGTGGCAGCGCCCCTCCCATGAGGCCCCATCCCCAGctgtggggtgggtgtggggcctGGAGGGGGGAAGACAGGACAGGCTTGCGTAGGTGGGTAGATTCAGGGGGTCACTGGGGCCTCCAGAGACATGACACAATGACATGGCCTGAGGACGATGTCATGAGGGGCTTGGTTACCATAGCAACAGGCCCATCCCTCCCACCCGAGTGTCTGTGACATCAGGTGAggcatttggttaccatggtgatgggcccaTCC encodes:
- the FARSA gene encoding phenylalanine--tRNA ligase alpha subunit, translating into MSPAMATDGPALAELLLQQLERAGGGGLGSLEAAAALGLEHQQLVGAVKSLQALGEVIEAEQRSSKRWELTPEGKEIVQEGSHEARVFDSIPAEGLPQSELMKLPSGKVGFSKAMSNKWVRLDKNADGGPRIFRAVESVRDAVREKLQLVQQGEAESLEEKDRNELKKRKLLMEVIIKTYWIRKGSAFSTTVTKQETDLTPEMLASGSWRDLKFKAYNFEALGIMPESGHLHPLLKVRTQFRQIFLEMGFTEMPTNNFIESSFWNFDALFQPQQHPARDQHDTFFLQDPAEATDFPMDYLKRVKKIHSQGGYGSQGYKYDWKLEEARKNILRTHTTAVSARMLYRLAQQEKFTPAKYFSIDRVFRNETLDATHLAEFHQIEGVVADYGLTLGDLMGTLREFFTKLGISQLRFKPAYNPYTEPSMEVFSYHRGLQKWVEVGNSGIFRPEMLLPMGLPEGVSVIAWGLSLERPTMIKYGINNIRELVGHKVNLQMVYDGPLCRLDA